A genomic region of Metopolophium dirhodum isolate CAU chromosome 1, ASM1992520v1, whole genome shotgun sequence contains the following coding sequences:
- the LOC132933384 gene encoding uncharacterized protein LOC132933384 codes for MQLQTLHSNVSAHVAALAALDQPIQHWNAWLVTVVLRKLDQSTNQDWQLRRFNTDLPTYAELEGFLMKRCIALESTERLFVSFERDKDIIAASDLKMKKSYQSNNSIKGLFISTERPIKCPCCSDEHKLYACNKFKEMAIGDRVTFLRDSRLCYNCLTPNHMATVCRSTYSCRICRRNHNTLLHFEKATGPTERVEGQAQQLDVQKHPNSSQDSNISAAASFVDGSEQGYVFLSTALFLAGRRFGNLKKCRAVLDSGFKVNFISRNLANKLQLQSKKSSLPVSGIGESRVQALSFVEVSIQSRLKNYRVKLVCYVLPTIVSKLPACPNPSKGWQIPEELLSELADPFFYNPGSVDLLIGGGVFFDITSTTTGRRPLNLKNICLNDSQFGWLVTGELGKVCLAGIRTVGKH; via the coding sequence ATGCAATTGCAAACTCTACATTCAAATGTTTCGGCGCACGTTGCGGCCCTTGCAGCTCTAGATCAGCCCATTCAACATTGGAATGCTTGGCTAGTGACAGTTGTTTTGAGAAAATTAGATCAATCCACGAATCAAGACTGGCAGCTTCGGCGCTTCAACACAGATTTGCCAACGTACGCTGAGTTAGAAGGTTTTTTAATGAAGAGGTGCATCGCGTTGGAATCAACTGAAAGGCTGTTTGTAAGTTTTGAGAGAGATAAGGATATTATTGCAGCAAGTGATCTCAAAATGAAAAAATCCTACCAGAGCAACAACTCAATAAAAGGTCTTTTTATATCTACCGAAAGACCAATAAAATGTCCATGCTGCTCTGATGAGCATAAATTATATGCGTGCAATAAATTTAAGGAAATGGCCATAGGGGATCGTGTGACATTTTTAAGAGACTCGAGGTTATGCTATAATTGTCTGACCCCAAATCATATGGCGACTGTGTGCCGATCTACCTATAGTTGTCGAATATGCAGGCGCAACCATAATACATTATTGCACTTTGAGAAGGCAACAGGTCCGACGGAAAGAGTTGAAGGTCAAGCTCAGCAGTTAGATGTACAAAAACACCCCAACTCGTCACAAGACTCAAATATTTCAGCAGCTGCTTCATTTGTGGATGGATCAGAGCAAGGATACGTGTTTTTGTCTACTGCGCTGTTCCTAGCAGGCCGCAGATTCGGAAATCTGAAAAAGTGCAGAGCAGTTTTGGACAGCGGATTTAAAGTGAATTTTATTTCAAGAAACTTAGCAAATAAATTACAGCTACAATCCAAAAAGTCATCGCTACCGGTGAGCGGAATTGGAGAAAGCCGGGTCCAAGCGTTGTCGTTCGTTGAAGTTTCAATTCAGTCAAGATTAAAGAATTATAGAGTAAAATTAGTGTGCTATGTTTTACCAACAATTGTCAGTAAACTACCAGCATGTCCAAATCCCTCAAAGGGTTGGCAGATCCCAGAAGAATTACTATCTGAATTAGCAGATCCTTTTTTTTACAATCCTGGTTCTGTAGACTTGTTAATCGGCGGAGGAGTATTTTTTGACATAACTTCAACTACAACTGGACGAAgaccattaaatttaaaaaatatatgtttgaaCGACAGT